The window AAATAGGGGAAAATAAAAGTATTATCAATTTTGGACTTCACAGTGGATTAAATGATCTAGATGAAATTAAAAAGATAGCTAAATTAAATCCTGCTTCTTTTAAAATTTTTATGGATTTATACGATGATTTTGAAATTGAAAAGATGTTTGAAGATATTTCTATAGTTAATAAAACAAAAAAAATCCCAATCACGCTCCACTGCGAAAACAAAGCTAATATTGAAGAAAATACCAATAGAATTAAAAATTTAGAATGTACCCAGGGAAGCACAGCTATAGATTATAGCTATGCCCGAAATTCTGAATCAGAATATTTATCTGTTAAATATGCAGTTGATTTAGCTCAAAAATATGGTTTATCAATACATATTTGTCATTTAAGTTCAAAAAAATCATTAGAATATCTAAAATCATTAAAGTTAAAATCAATACATAATTCTAATATAGAAATTACAACTGAAATAACTCCCCATCATTTACTTCTTGATAATAGTTCTTTTAATAAGTTTGGAACCTTTGTTAAAACTAATCCTCCTTTAAGACAAAAAGGAGAAAATTTAACAACAAAATCACTAATAGATATAGATATGATTGGAACTGACCATGCTCCACACAGAATAGACGAAAAACAAAAGGGAATTTGGGATTCAAGCCCAGGAATACCAAATTTAGAAACAGTACTTCCACTTCTATTGACAGAGGTAAATAGAGGCAATATTGACTTAAAAATGATACCTAAATTAATGTCAGAAAATCCTGCAAAAAGATTTGGTATTGAGAATAAAGGAAAGATAGAAGTAGGATATGATGCAGATCTAGTAATAATAGATTTAAAAAAAGAGGGAAAGTTTAATATTGATAACTTTTATACAAAAGCAAAGTATAGTCCATTTGGAAATTTTAATTATAAAGGAATAGCTACTATGACTATCTGTAATGGAAAAATTATAATGATTAAAGATAATATTGAAGATGATTATAATAATAGTAATTAGAATTACTAATAGTAATAGCAATAGTAACAGTAATATTAATATAGTATAGTACTATATATATTTAGAATCGGATAATCGAGTTAAATATGTTTATGATTAAAATAATAAAAAATTCATTTAATAATCAGTATAGATTAATTGACAATAGAGGTTATAATTATGTGTGAATCCAATATTTATAATAGTAATGGAGAATTAATAATGGAAGATGTAATGGTTGTTGATATTGAAGATGAAAAAATAACCATGGTCGATATATTAAATGAAAAAAAAATTGTTTATGGTAAATTTATTCGTTTAGAATTAGAAGAACATAAATTAATTATAGAA is drawn from Methanobrevibacter arboriphilus JCM 13429 = DSM 1125 and contains these coding sequences:
- a CDS encoding dihydroorotase, giving the protein MNDLVLKNCKLIESLENHYIGIDNGKISEISRQPLKADEEVDIKGKIILPGLIDPHVHFRDPGLTYKESFKTGSFAAAHGGFTTILDMPNTIPPTNTVKTFKEKKKIGENKSIINFGLHSGLNDLDEIKKIAKLNPASFKIFMDLYDDFEIEKMFEDISIVNKTKKIPITLHCENKANIEENTNRIKNLECTQGSTAIDYSYARNSESEYLSVKYAVDLAQKYGLSIHICHLSSKKSLEYLKSLKLKSIHNSNIEITTEITPHHLLLDNSSFNKFGTFVKTNPPLRQKGENLTTKSLIDIDMIGTDHAPHRIDEKQKGIWDSSPGIPNLETVLPLLLTEVNRGNIDLKMIPKLMSENPAKRFGIENKGKIEVGYDADLVIIDLKKEGKFNIDNFYTKAKYSPFGNFNYKGIATMTICNGKIIMIKDNIEDDYNNSN
- a CDS encoding CooT family nickel-binding protein, with product MCESNIYNSNGELIMEDVMVVDIEDEKITMVDILNEKKIVYGKFIRLELEEHKLIIEEI